ACACGCTGTAACTATAAAAATcgcaacatgtaaataggaaaatgttggcgttattttttCACTTATTGGGAGCTGTAGGCTAGTTGGAGCCGGTAACCTCCAGGATCCATGCTGAGTTAGGTTAGCGCTGGgtgtgtcagacagagttaTGACACGCGCCACGcaacaaagaaatgaaaagggtATGTCTGGACTTATCTTACGCTGGGGGAAtatggtgaataagctaaaaTCCCAATAAGTCCGCGTGTTCCTCTAAAGGTGATAAAATGTTCATGCAATGTTTACAACTTGTTTCCACTGCCAAACAAATCTGTTATTGCAGGTTTAAGGACTGAAAGAGTGAGCtctgcaaatgaaaaaaacaacaataaacagttaaaacaggCACACATTTTCAGAATTATTACATATAACTGAATGACTAAATATGTTAtgtcaaatgaaaagaaattaaaccaaATAATAATTATTCTCTGCAGATCAATGGGGTCCTACATCACCTTCCACAAAACCTCCACAATGGTGCAGTGAAGGTTTATCAGGAGGGGGGAAACAATGTCATTATGACAGACTTTGGACTGAGAGTCACGTATGATCTGGTCTACCATGTCACTGTCACTGTCCCTGGAAACTACAATGGCAGAACCTGTGGTCTGTGTGGCAATTTTAACAATGACAAAGCAGATGAGTTCCAGCTGCCGGATGGAAACCTGACCAAGGACTTCAAGACCTTTGGAGCAGCATGGAAAGTAATTGTGCCTGGAGCTGTTTGTGAAGATGGCTGCAGTGGCGACCAGTGCCTCAAATGTGACGATTCTAAAAAAGCTGCAATAGAGGAAAAATGTGCAGTCATCACCAATCCAAAAGGTCCATTTGCTGCTTGCCATGATGTAATTGATCCTACTTCCTACTTCAGAGATTGTGTCTATGATGTTTGCATAGCCAAAAATGATCCAAGCATAATATGTAACAGTATTGCTGCATATGTGTTAGACTGCCAAGAATTTGGCGCAAAGATTGAGAACTGGAGAAGTGCTTCTTTCTGCCGTAAGTCTGCACATTGCTATTATTCATTGTATTCAATGTACACTGTAAAATCAAACTCCacatcacatttacatttactgtgaaaaaacaacaacgacTCCCAACTACTATTATTTGAATACAGCTTTTACATGCAGTGCCGGCAGCCATTATGAAACCTGCCTACTGCCTTGTACCTCTCCATGTCCTGGTCTCGTTGAAACCCTCACATGCACTACAACTTGTGTTGAGGGCTGTGCCTGTGATGAAGGTTACTACTACAATGGAACTGGCTGTGTGGTCTTTGACCAGTGCAGCTGCTATTACAATGGCCAAACTTACAAGGTAAGAAGATAACATATTGTTAATGTATTTTAGATCTGATTAAGTAAAAGTCCGGTTTGTGTGAAGAGAGTTCCTTGGCAGGTCAACACAGATGaaaatttgcttttttgctAACTCTGggacatttacattttgagtgtAAACAAAAAATTGTCAATTGATATGCATTGTCCCTtttaaataaaccaataaataacaataaatatgtttttttagataTCCATCTGACTTTGTTCGTTTAATCATTCCTCTAGTGTCATTATCTGGTCATAATTTAAGTGTACCGTACTTTGGTTACTgacaaatacctgcaaaactaatgccGCCTATTAGCCTCAGCTTCACTTTGTGGTTAGTGCTAATTgacaaatgttagcatgctagcacgcTTAACTAAGCTGGTAAACATGGTAAACCTTATACCTGCTAACCATCAACATATTAGCATTGTTATtgtcagcatgttagcatgctgacattaacATTTAGCTCAATGCAATGCTGTTCCTgaaagtacagcctcacagagttCCTACCATTTTTTTGATGTTGACGTTTTGACATCTATCAACTTGTAAAAAATGGCATAAAGTATGATGTGGCATCTTTTAGCATTAACCTACCCATTTGTCTTGTTGCAGGTCAGAGAGTCCATTATTACTGATGACTGTCACAGGATTAACACCTGCCAGGCCTCTGGAGTGGTTCTttctaaaaaaatgtcatgcgACCCCAAAGAGAGCTGCCTGGTCAAAAACGGTGTGACGGGCTGCCACATTCAGCATTGCCTTTTGGATGCAAATGGAACCCTCACTGAATTTAATGGTAATAGTGGTACCATAACAGTACCAGGAGCCTATGAGATTATTCAGAGCTGCAACTTTTCTCAGATATCAGACTGGTTTAGGGTGGTAGTGAAGTTGGAGACGTGCACACCTGGTGTCAACACTATCATAGCTGTGTATGTGTTCTTCAATGAAGTGATGATCACAATTGACAACCAACATGATGTTTGGGTAAGTGCCTGAATAAATATATGACATTAAAGTTACcttaaaaatgaatgtgtgttaCTCAAAAGTGTTTAATCTGTGTTCACAGACAAATGGTCGAGCGATGACTCAAACTTCTTTCTCCCACAACAATGTAAAAGTGGTGGTTTCTGACAAAACAGTGAGAATTAACAGCACATCCGGCCTTCAGGTGTCATTTTCTTCAACTAATGAACTTGCCATTAGTGTCAGTGACCAAGTAGCTGGCATGGTATGCGGGCCATGTGGGAAGATCAGGCCTActgacaagacaagacaagatatgagagagagactgcTAGTCTCTCTTCACAGGCCCAGTACTGCCTTTGCATCACTGAACATTGGGCAGTGGACAGCTCCTGATTTCCCCCAATGGTAAGTCACATAAATTACCTCCAAGTAATGACTGTCAGTGGCACAAAAAGAACAGATATTGGCAATATTGCTTAAACTATGTACAAATCAGATATTTGCTCAGATATATCAGATATTATCAGATATATCAGCTATTATTGTTGTCATTATCATTATATCTTCATTCTTTATCATTATATCTAGCAGattatatgattattatttctTGACATTTGGCTTCATTCAAAtaatttttctgtttcttttacaGTGGTTTGTAAATTTCAGTCCTGCCAGCTTTTTATCAACTGCATTGATCAGCTTCCTTCAGCACTAACCAGACTGACAGCGTCATTGATGCATgaaattattttctatttatataAATCCCATATCCCCGTAATTCCCGTTCCTTGCTATATTTCAGTTGTAAACATTctgaaaaacatgtttgtctTGTAAAACATCTGTATTAAAACAGCTTCCAACTTTAAATTTTGGTATTTTGCTTGGCAATAAATATCCAACAATCAAACACTCAAAatactttgctgcatgtcgttccttctctctcttcattgGTCCTGTCAGAATAAAAgccgaaaatgcccaaaaaattatgtcagcatttttaaaaatctgttttcaATAGCTTCAAAAGCTGTGGATGTgatagtgtttgtgtttgattgtCAGCAATTTCATCAGCAAACTTGCAGATGAAGCcctggtaaaagaaaaaagtaatcaaCCTTGTGCTGTAGCTTTGTGCTTCATGGGCAGTGTTTAGTGGTATTGAATATacagtctatatccttgacgttccacttctgggattgctctggtgccgcaGGACATTTGGCCGGACGTACGTATGtccgtttccttctgctttctttgtgttggaattttaatttattttaattctaattttaaactctggtggatttatgaggattaTGGTTgactgcttctcagatctctgcatggtaaattgagacagctagctagactacccgTCCAATCTGTGTTTTCTCTCGCACAGCTATATGCAGCAGCTCTTTGCAGAGCTAGGCgtcgcccatgacgattgtgattgaattaaagaaatgccaataatccagaacacatttttctcccatcccgaaaTGCTATGTAGAGGATCCAGACCCTCTTCAACTCTGCATCATGTGGATGGTCGGGCAAAGCGAGACTTTGAAGAATAAGACCATACCAGCATCAAGatggaaaaaagtgatttgAAAACTAGGCGTTACCAAACTATTGGTAGATTGGCCAGAAGATTTCTCCATTGAAGTCATCACATTTACAATTTGTATTATGATATTTTTAAAGGTTAGCTACTATTTAGCATTATTGCATAAttgtataattgtattttgtgtttatactagaacatgtttacatgctttaatgttaaaaaagccCTTTTCTTTCTCATACTTCCCATGGCTGTTCTGTATTCACCCTCAGTCTGAGATTCTCTGTTGgagtgcctgtctctttaagcccccctcaCAACAAAGCCCAGTCTGTTCTGATTAGCCAGCGTATTTTCGCAACTCTGAGTGTTCTAAAATCTACATTCCGTTTAGGCTTTCTAGGTCCTGGTTTTTTAGCCCAGACCCACAAATACACGACGTGTCCGCAGCCCAGCACGTGCCTCTCTATCAAAGGCAGCAAACAGACTATTCACAATTTACAacaaaacaggtcaatttgagcATCAGTGTATGGGTTTACATTTACAGAgatttatataatgtatataattaCAGAAGGCAAATGTAGGACCTAGGGGAAATAACTTTTGGGAAAAAAGCTTTTCCAGCTGGTATACTAAACATGTATTGTGTGTAGATATTACAATACATTTGGCAATTATAGTAATGCTGTTGGACTTTTAAAGTAGTGCAAGGGTTAGTGTATTAAGTTTTGGTAGAGGAAAATTTTTGATTTCTGGTGTTGGAAAGGCTTTATAGGCCATTGGGCTGTTTTTGATTGCCCATTGGACTGGATTTTTCATTCAGAACTGGCAACCcttgttcttgttgtttttagtAGTAGAGTAGAAAAACACTGTTGAAACCTGTGCATTAAGaacagttggaaatctgaaCGTATTAGCTCACAGTGCTTTCTCTGAAATACATTAACCTCATTAttcagtttaattgtttttgccaTGTTTAATATCCAACAATTCAACAGTTTAACATTACAGATATGAAAAAATAcggaaaagcataatatgtcaCCTTTTACACAAAACctaaaattgtgtttaaaaaagtacagTTAACTTCAAAATCAGTTCTTCTTATGATACAATGGTGACATTGCTGCTTTATTCAAATATGGTTTAATGTTATGGTATAATGGTATAATAGGTTACTATATTATATGGGTACTCACCCATATACTAAATGTATCTGTAAGTCAGGGTATCTATCCAAGCGACATGAAAAGGGCCAAGGTAGTCCCcctttttaagaaaaatagCATATCAGATGTTAGTAACTATCAATCAATTCTGACAGCCATTTCGAAGGTGTTTGAGGGTTTTGTGTATGAACAGGTGAAAGTGTACCTTGTCAGACAAAATCTACTGTATGAACTTCAGTCTTGATTTAGAGCAGCATATTTTATTGAAACCTtccttattcatttatttgattatATTCAACATTACTTTGATGAGGGAAAGTATGTGGGCATGATTCATCTT
Above is a window of Etheostoma spectabile isolate EspeVRDwgs_2016 chromosome 14, UIUC_Espe_1.0, whole genome shotgun sequence DNA encoding:
- the LOC116702016 gene encoding IgGFc-binding protein, whose amino-acid sequence is MTDFGLRVTYDLVYHVTVTVPGNYNGRTCGLCGNFNNDKADEFQLPDGNLTKDFKTFGAAWKVIVPGAVCEDGCSGDQCLKCDDSKKAAIEEKCAVITNPKGPFAACHDVIDPTSYFRDCVYDVCIAKNDPSIICNSIAAYVLDCQEFGAKIENWRSASFCPFTCSAGSHYETCLLPCTSPCPGLVETLTCTTTCVEGCACDEGYYYNGTGCVVFDQCSCYYNGQTYKH